atattgATAGAACCAAGGAACCCACCATTGACCACAATTTAAAACACAAGTGAAATTAGCCGTACTCCAAGCCTTTGAAGTCCTCAGTACCTATCCGCTCCTTTCTCAATCTAAATCTCGAATCGGGTTTGGCAAAAAATCTCAAATTGGGTTTGGCTAGAATTTCTACAAGGAGCTATGTATGGAGAGTATTGGAGATTTAGAAGGAAAAGATTTTGGCGGTAAGAATTTTGCTTCCCTCCTCCCAATTCTAAAAAATACAGTTTCCTTCCTTAGTTAGAATTCTTCAAAAAACCTAATATTTTACATTTGGTTGTACTATAATGATACTTGGAGAAGAAAAAAGTTTTATCACCGAATTTTTTGCTGCTGAGATTTCACAAAACTTATTTTCTACAAAGTCAAGGTACCAgtttagttgataattttttttttcttagttGTTTGGATTTGGGTTAAcagatttctttctttttcttaatttttcaGATTTGGGTTaaacattttctttctttttcttagtTGTTCGGATTTTTTTTTGAAGAATGTTAATTTCTTTAACCTGATAAAGGAAGAGGGACGTAGGTTGTTTGGCCAACATAGAAATAGTATATTGATTTAAATATAAAAGAACAGATAAATAATAACGAACACAATAGACTTAGATTTTTATAGGCAACTCTAACTTATTTGGGGATGAGACATAGTTTGACGAATTGATGGATGGAAGAAAGTTCATTTTTTGGGGGCAGTTCTTTAATTTGTTTTGCTTTATTCATATCTCTAATATGAGATTTTTGTGTTCTAAAAATACTTAGTAGGTTTCTTCTTTCCTAGTTGTTTAGAAGTTTGCTTGCAAAGTGTTTGTAATACTTAAACTTTATGTATCGAAATAATGGTACTATTTGAAAAGATTGGATTAGTATGATGTCATTTACTAGTTCAATCTAAAATAGAGCTAAATCAAGTTCAATCAAACATCAATTTGATACTTGTTTTTTAAAAGTTATATTTACTCAAGATGTCAATTATGGTATTCTATAGTTTGATTTTGCTTAGTCatgataaaatattatatattgtgGCAATAAAGTGAACTAGTTTGTAAGATTCATTTTTGAAAAAAACTAAAGAAACTAgatatgttttttttttccaTGCCTTGAATGAACACATTTGTATATTCATTAGTAAAGtgtataaattaaaataaatatttgtatTCTGCGATATACTCTTTGTAGTTTCTATCTATAATTAATCTCTTTTAGTTGTTTTTTGGctatatatatagattattatTAATGGATAAGAGTTGGATAAACATATCGAATAGGAATGATCCTTATATGAGAATGGAGCCAAAAAGTTTCATTATTTTGCCTCATTAGATAGGCCTAATGCATCTGAAATCTTGTGTCCATGTCGGAAGTGCCGTAATATGAAATTTATCCCAAAAGAATTAATTGTTGAACATATTGTGGTTGATGCATTTCTACCTAGTTACGTTAATTGGATTTTTCATGGTGAGACATCATCTTCATCAATGTCTGTGGATAGATAAGATAGAGGTGATGAGATACAAGACTTGGTGCATGATGCTTTTGGAGTTCCTCCTACTAGTGACTTTATTAATACGGACACTCGTGGTGATAGTTTTGGTGGGTTAAATCAACATAATGTGGGATTtgataagaaaacaaagaagttTTTTAACTTATTGAAGGAAGAAAAGCGTGAATTGTATCCCGGAAGCaaatattcacttctttcttttcttgttcGTCTATTACATTTAAAGTGTCTCAATGGGTGGAGTAACAATTCATTTTTCATCCTGTTAGAGTTGTTAAAAGATGTGTTTCCTAAAGGTAAAATGTTACCTAAGTCCTTTAATGAtgcaaaaaaaattattaaagatTTAGGACTCGAATACAAAAAATTACATGCGTGTCCAAATGATTGTATGATCTATTGGAGTGAGACAAAAGATCGAACTGATTGTAAGTTTTGCAAAACTCCAAGATACAAACAATTTGTAGGTGAATCTGGTAGTTTGGAAACCTCAAAAATTCCAGCAAAGGTGTTTAGATACTTTCCATTGATACCGAGGCTTCAAAGATTATTTATGTCATCTAAAACATCTACTGATGTGAGATGGCATGCAGAAGGTCGCACTAAAGACGAGGTAATGCGGCATCCTGCTGATAGTATTGCTTGGAGAAAATTTGATGAATCGCGTCAAGATTTTTCTCAAGATCCTCGAAATGTTAGACCTGGATTGGCTTCAGATGGATTTAATCCATTCAAGTCTATGTCTATCTCACATAGCACATGGCCAGTTGTCTTGGTTCCATATAACTTGCCACCATGGTTGTGCATGAAGCAACCATACATGATATTATCAATGATTATTGATGACCCTCATGGACCGGGCAATGATATTGATGTCTATCTACGACCGTTAATTGATGAGTTAAAAGAATTGTGGGTTGGTGTTGACACTTATGATGCATCAAAGAATCATATGTTCCAAATGCGTGCTTCATTACTTTAGACAGTCAGTGATTTTCCAGCACTAGGTAACTTATCAGGATATGGTGTGAAAACCAGATATGCTTGTCCATGTTGTCTGACCAAGACTAAATTTCTGAGATTGAAATATGGGCGAAAATATTGTTTCATGTCGCACAGGCGATGGTTACCCCATGGGCACAAGTTTCAAAAAGATAAAGTTTTGTTTGATGGTTTTAAGGAGTTAGAGGCAGCACCTAAATGTTTGTCAGGTATTGAAGTTCTTAAGCAATTGAAAGGTATTAAAAATAAATTCGGAAAATGTCCATCGACCAAATCCCAGAAAAGAAAATGGAAGAATTCTGATCATGTTGATGATGCCATGTTGCAatatttatggaagaaaaagagCATATTTTTTTAGTTAGACTACTGAAAAGATAATATGATTCGTCATAATCTTGACACAATGCATATTAAAAAGAATGTATTTGACAATATATTTTGGACATTACTAAATGTTGACCGGAAAGGAAAAGACAATCTGAATTCTCGTTTGGATTTACAAGAGATGGGGATTCGAAAGGCGTTGCACCCTAAAAAAAGAGCTAATGGCAAATACTATCTACCTCCGGCATGTTTCACCTTGAGcaatgcacaaaaagatatgctcTTACAAGTTTTAAGAGATGTGAAAGTACCAAATGGATATGCTTCAAATATATCACGTTGTGTTGATCTTAAGCAACGCACTGTGCATGGATTGAAGAGTCATGACTGCCATATTTTAATGTAACAACTCCTTCCTATTGCTTTGCGAGGCCTCCTTCCCATGAATGTCCTTAAGCCAATTATCGAATTAAGTAACTTTTTTAGGGGCATTTGTTCAACAGTTATGAATATATGTGAATTAGAAAAGCTCCAAGATCGAGTTGCAATAACTCTTTGTCATCTGGAGAGAATATTTCCTCTATATTTTTTTGATATCATGGAACATCTAGTCATCCATTTAGCTGAAGAGGCAAAGATTGGTGGACCTCCACAATACCGTTCGATGTGGGCATTTGAAAGGTACCATTTCGTTATTCTTATTTATAGTATTTATGAAGTATTATATTGAACtataatattatttattattttatgtatttgcTTACTCTTAAAAATTATGTGAGGAGTAGAAGCCATCCAGAAGGTTCAATTGCAGAGGGATATTGGATAGAAGAGTGCATGACATTCTGCTCAAGATATTTACATGATGTGGAGACAAAGTTAAATCGACCTTTAAGAAATTATGGTTTGTATAATGAGATTCCAAATCAAGAGGGTCGTCAGTCAACTAAAATTGACGGGTTTATGCTTGATGACATTACCCATGCCCAAGCACATAGATATGTTTTATTTAATTCTGCTACCATAACTCCATATCGCGAGTAAGTATCAATAATATTCtgctttataattaattattaggTTATAATATTTATAATTTCTTTATTAAGTTTTTATGTGTTTTACTTTTTGAGTGAGCATATAAAAGAAATCAAGAAGCAAAATCCTCGTCTATCGAGACATGATGTGGATCGGATTCACAATGAAAATTTTCACATATGGTTTAGAAAATATGTAATTGTGAACCATCTAAAATGCTTTTACACACCCACACACACTATATAGAATATCATTTTTTAATTAGTTCTTGCTTATTTATAATTGATAGGTTGAGAAGATACATATGGCAGGTGAGCAAATACCAGAAGAAATTCAAAATCTAGTTATTGGCCCATCAAAGCAAGCAAAAAGGATGAGCGGATACATAAGTAATGGAGTTAGATACCTAACAAAGTCTCGTGATGCAAAGCTAAAAACACAAAATAGTGGAGTTATGGTAAAGGCTGCCACTCAGAGCTATGCAAGCGCAAGAGACAGAAATCCCATATTAGCAGAAGTCACCTTTTATGGAATTCTCACGGACATAATTGAGTTGTATTATACCGCAAACCTCAAGTTTATTCTATTTAGATGTGAATGGGTGGACAATAACAATGGGCTTATTGTGGAAGATGATTATGGATTTACTCTTGTTAATTTTTCTCATCTACTCTACAAAAGGCAGCACCCATCAAATGAACCTTTCATCTTTGCTTCTCAAGCTCAACATGTGTTTTATGTCCATCATCCAATGGCAAAAGAATGGCAGATTATAGttgaaattaaaccaagaggtttTTATAATTTAGGTAAAAACAAACCAGCAAATGAGCATATGGAAGAGCACATGAAATTGTGGCCAGAACAACAGCTGGATGATACTATATTTAAAAATGAAGAGGATATTGAATGGGTTAGAGAAGGTGTGCTGGGAATAGAAATTGACCCACTTACTTTGTAAAGTAATGAGACATATGATGAAGAAGACGACATATCTTAGTTACTtttattatttgtcattattttagTAAAGATTGTTATTGAACATATATAGATCATCGTGTTGGGGATTTCTTACTATGCGTTTTAGTTGTTTAATATGTGCATGTGTCTTTTTGTTTGGCTTGTtagtttgatattattttatacttttggatagtagaaaatatttttcaattttgcaGGAACTATAGTATTTGAGCAACTTTATTGTGATGGCAAGAAAAAGACAGAGAAATTCCAGTCAAGAAATGCTTCTGCCTGATTTTTCGGagcaacaagaagaacaaatgggAGGTGCGGCAATGCCTCAACCACCTCAAAACTGGACACAAAATGAAGGACAAGCTATCTGATCTGGTAAATCAAGAAATTATTCACATGAAATAGAAAATTCCCTAGGTACTTATTCTGTATAATATCTTATCTTTCTTGAATAGTTACTCTTTGTGTATTTGTACACTTTTTCATAAGCAACCTCTTTTTTATATTTGGTTATTGCAGACTCTAGTGCTAGTGAAGAGCAATCTAAGCGACCTAGGGGTCCTACTATGATTCACTTAGGATGGGaaaaagatggtggcattttacATGTTGAGTTCAATGATCTTAGCCAAGCTATTGGGCCTGATGCATCTAGATTGAGTTTAAAACTTGGTGTCATAGCACGAAATGGTATTTTAGCTCCCTTAAATCATAAAGATTGGAGGCTTGTGCCTAAACTGTACAAGAATAGATATGGGATCATATTAAGGTgcttagaaaaataaaaaaaatattatatactAAGATGCTTATTGATATTATACTTTTATACATGtgttatatgttgatatttgcaGGAAAATACTGATGCTACTGAGGATATGAGACTTATGTTGATGATATCGGTTGGATCTAAATGGAAAGAATGGAAGCATGAAGCAAAAATAATCGGTTATGAGCCATATAACAACGATATTGAACGCTTAGCTAAACGTCCAGATAAGGTAGAAGAAGACCAGTGGCGTGCATTAGTTCATTATTGGAGCTCTAATGAAGCAAAGGTATTCTCCAAGCATCAAACATCTTCTTCTCTTGCTCTTAGCACATGCTATTAGCGCATTCCGTATGCGGATCCCACTTTTTCCTTTAAATATTCTTATGCTTTTCCTCTGTCATTCTTCTTactttttatcttttttcttttaaaaatgttTGGCCATGAATTATCTctaatatataaaattatgtgTAACTTTTCTAGGAAAAAAGTGAGAGGAACAAAGAAAGTCGAAGGAAGTTGAGTATGCCACACACATCAGGAAGAAAAAGTCATTCTCAAATTATAGATAATGTATGCCATGTTTACTATAAGCTTTCTGCAATTTATATATCAATTCTTATTTTCTTGAATATATTTGCAATTCATTTTTTACTATTTAAACAGATGACAAAGAAGAATGGTGTAAAACCAAGTCGTATTGAGGTGTTCAAAGAAACACATACGAGAAAGAATAAACAACCAGTAAATGAGATAGCTGATGAAACTATGGTAAATTCTCATTCTTTATGAATATAAAATTACtttctttccaaataaaattttattaactttTTATTGTTTTACCTTTTATTTCCAAAAGAAAGAAATGGATGAACTTGCTAAGGTGTATCCTGAGTTAAATGTCCGTGGAAGTGCTCCCAATGATGTGTATGCACAGGTTATGGGACCAGGCACTCATGGAAATGTTCGAACTCTAGGAAAAAGAGCAGCTTCAAGTTTTGTTTATGGCCCTGCATATAAACGATCCCAGGCTGAGCAAAGAGAATTTGATAGAAGGGTTGAGATAGAAGTTAAAAAAACTACCTCCGCCATAAGAATTGAGATGGAAGAAAAATTGTCTTAAGCAAAAGAAGAAATAGAAGCGAAGGAGAAAAAGTTATTTGAagcaaaagaagaaataaaagagATGGGGGGAAAATATTTGAAGCAACAAAGGATATGGAAGCAAAAATAGACGAGAAAGTAAAGTTGGGTATAGGTGCATATCTAGAGTCTTTGGGTATTACTATTGGCTCAAATAGGAAATTATTTGGTAATGAGCAGGTAAAAAATATTGTGCTCTTTAGCAAAAATTTATTGTTTTTACGATAATCTTGTAATTTAGTTTTCTTTTAAATGTAGTAATCTTCCTCTTTTGTGATAGGTTTCTGATAACTCAATGGACGATCACCAATAATCACTATCACCTGTTTTCGTTGTTCACACAAAGAAGGTGAGTTCGTAAGCTCATTTTAACTATATCTTTTTAACTATAAATTACGAATTGATGTTACTATGGGTGTAGCCTTAGTTTATTGCTTTTACTTTCTGTTCGTATCTAATTTCAACTTAAGAAAGTTATGTATATGTTTTTTGGGTATGTACCTCACATGAGTTTCAGGGATAGTTGCATTCCCATTTTAAAGAATCTTGGATTTGTAGCTtgtgctattttgggaaaatattAATTATAATCTTTTACGTATCTACATTATATTGGAATTATTGCCTAAGGGTTTAATTGTGCTGGTTGCACTTTAACCAGATTGGCTCCGATAATTTCAAAAGAAGAATGCTTTGTTTAAGCACACATAGTCGGTTTAAGTTATTGGTAAAAACTTTGCAGTGACCGAGTATTTTTCCTTCTCTTGCATATGTGCATTTTATTGAAATTCAAGCTATAATAAATGTGGGTGGTCAGTGATAGTTGCTAAAGTTTGTGGTGCTGTGATGATCATAGAGGCTAGCAGTGGGCCCTAAGCCAGCAGGGG
This region of Nicotiana tomentosiformis chromosome 4, ASM39032v3, whole genome shotgun sequence genomic DNA includes:
- the LOC104100882 gene encoding uncharacterized protein isoform X1, translating into MNVLKPIIELSNFFRGICSTVMNICELEKLQDRVAITLCHLERIFPLYFFDIMEHLVIHLAEEAKIGGPPQYRSMWAFERSHPEGSIAEGYWIEECMTFCSRYLHDVETKLNRPLRNYGLYNEIPNQEGRQSTKIDGFMLDDITHAQAHRYVLFNSATITPYRDEHIKEIKKQNPRLSRHDVDRIHNENFHIWFRKYVEKIHMAGEQIPEEIQNLVIGPSKQAKRMSGYISNGVRYLTKSRDAKLKTQNSGVMVKAATQSYASARDRNPILAEVTFYGILTDIIELYYTANLKFILFRCEWVDNNNGLIVEDDYGFTLVNFSHLLYKRQHPSNEPFIFASQAQHVFYVHHPMAKEWQIIVEIKPRGFYNLGKNKPANEHMEEHMKLWPEQQLDDTIFKNEEDIEWVREGVLGIEIDPLTL
- the LOC104100882 gene encoding uncharacterized protein isoform X2, yielding MKDKLSDLENTDATEDMRLMLMISVGSKWKEWKHEAKIIGYEPYNNDIERLAKRPDKVEEDQWRALVHYWSSNEAKEKSERNKESRRKLSMPHTSGRKSHSQIIDNMTKKNGVKPSRIEVFKETHTRKNKQPVNEIADETMKEMDELAKVYPELNVRGSAPNDVYAQVMGPGTHGNVRTLGKRAASSFVYGPAYKRSQAEQREFDRRVEIEVKKTTSAIRIEMEEKLS
- the LOC104100882 gene encoding uncharacterized protein isoform X3, with translation MENTDATEDMRLMLMISVGSKWKEWKHEAKIIGYEPYNNDIERLAKRPDKVEEDQWRALVHYWSSNEAKEKSERNKESRRKLSMPHTSGRKSHSQIIDNMTKKNGVKPSRIEVFKETHTRKNKQPVNEIADETMKEMDELAKVYPELNVRGSAPNDVYAQVMGPGTHGNVRTLGKRAASSFVYGPAYKRSQAEQREFDRRVEIEVKKTTSAIRIEMEEKLS
- the LOC104100882 gene encoding uncharacterized protein isoform X4, producing the protein MRLMLMISVGSKWKEWKHEAKIIGYEPYNNDIERLAKRPDKVEEDQWRALVHYWSSNEAKEKSERNKESRRKLSMPHTSGRKSHSQIIDNMTKKNGVKPSRIEVFKETHTRKNKQPVNEIADETMKEMDELAKVYPELNVRGSAPNDVYAQVMGPGTHGNVRTLGKRAASSFVYGPAYKRSQAEQREFDRRVEIEVKKTTSAIRIEMEEKLS